GTTGGTATGCTCTGAAATCAGACCTGGTCCAAAATTATCTTATCCCGCAAGTCAATGAATTTTTGACCTCTGAAGAAAACGCCGAAACGCCGGTAAAACATTCCTTTATTATTCGAAATCCCATTGAAGCACCCGAAGATGTCGATAAAGTCCTCATCCAGGACACCATTTTTCAGCTGACAAACGACTTACGACATGAACAAGGCGCGGAGCCATTGACGCGTAACGATGCGTTAATCCAAGTAGCAGATTTACGTGCCGTTGAAAATGAAACCAGCTTCTCTCACACCCGTCCCGACAATACGCCTTTCTACACAGCTTTGGAAAGTCGCTATGACTACCAGAGAGCCGGTGAAAACTTGGCTATGGGAACGTATCACGGAACGAATGAAGAAATGGCTACCTTCCTCTTCGATGGATGGGTCGAGAGCCAAGGTCACTATGAGAACATGATTGAACCTCTTTTCTCTGAAATCGGAATCGGGGTTCATTATGATGGTGAAATGCTTTATTTAGTTCAAATATTTGGAACCCCACGTTAAGCTGAGCTCGAAATAATATCCGGCCTCGCATCCACTGAGATGCTGAGCCGGATATTTTTCACCCTTTAGTCTTCATCCTTCACGTCTGGGTCTTCAGGAATCGGCGTTTGGTAATATTCATCACGTTCCCGTTTTTTCTTTTCCATTTCTCTAAGAAAAAGATTGAACTGCTCTTGATAAATTAATACTTCGTCATCCACCACTAACGTCCGAATTTGTTGCTCGCGAATCAGACGGATAATCTCATTAACCGGTAAGTTTAAGTACTCTGCTGTTTGCTCAATGGTCAGATACATGGTTCGTCTCCTCCATTAACTGGCGATAAATATTCTCCGCATCTTGAATGTGAATCGGCTCTTCGATGTGACGGTCCTGATCAATCGGAAAGTCCGGAATTGCTTCCGCCCCCGCTGTAATGAGCAGATATTTCTTCCCGTCGACTTGGCCGATAGAGGCCAGACAAAGCCCAGCTTGTTCCGTGAAGCCTGTCTTCCCACCAATTACTGTACCAATCAGCTCTGGGTATTTAAGTAGCGAGTTGAAAACCGTGCTGTTCATTAAGAAGCCCTCTTCATTGATATTCGTAGGCGCTACTTCATGTTGCAAAGTCGTGAATATTTCGTAGAACACAGGATTTTGTAAAGCTCGATACGTCAACGTGGCAATGTCTGCCACACTGGAAACATTTTTCACGTCATGCAAACCCGTTGCATTCGTATAGTGTGTATGTGACAAGCCCAACTCTGCGGCTTTTTCATTCATCAAGGTCACAAACTCCGCTTCCGATCCGGCAATCAGGTAGGCCAACGCTAAGCAAGCATCTGCACCAGATGGCAAAATAGCACCATACAGAAGTTCCCCAACAGTCGTCACTTCGTCTTCCACGAAACCGGTAATCGAAGCTCTGGCTTCGTAGAGCCCTTCAAAATACGCTTCTTCCATTTTCACTTTTTGATTGAAATCGACGACATGATCCAACGCAACCAAAACCGTCATAATCTTTGTCAGAGAAGCCGGAAAGATACGTTCTGTACTCCCTTTTTCCGCCACTGTTTCGCCCGTTTGATAATCAATCAGAATCACATTGGGACTCTTTACCTTCGTAAAGTCAATCCGACTTGCCTCTGCTTTTGGCACGATAATCTCAGGCACGAGCGGCACAATCTCTGTGGCTTTTTCAACAACAGTGGTTTTATTTACAAAGCCTACCAACTCTGAATGATTGTAAAGCGAATACGCACTGATGGCTGCCAAACTCAAAATCGTATTGCGAATAAAACGTGATTGTCTCTTTTTTCGCTTTCTTTTACTCGTTCTCCCCATTGTCTGCCTCCTTTCAAATGAAAGAAATAGACTACTTCAGAAAGCAGTCTATCTCTATCTTTGACTATTACATTCTCTCAGGCGCTTTAACACCTAATAGGCGTAAGCTTTCTTGCAAAATAACACTTGTCGCTTTAACAAGAACAAGACGCGCGTTACGTTCTTCGTCCTCAACCAATACTTTTGTATTTGCATAGTAACGGTTGAATGCTTGTGACAATTGCAGTGAATATTTTGCAATCACAGATGGTTCGAATTTCTCAAATGAAGACATAATGATATCTGGGAAGCTGTTAATCAACTTCAACACACCCCATGCATAATCATCAGCTAAATGAAGCGGTGCAGCCAAGTCCAATTCCACTCCTGCTTTACGTAAAATACTCAAAGCACGTGCGTTTGTATATTGAACATATGGTCCTGTTTCGCCTTCGAATTGGACAACTTCTTCTAGTACAAAGTCGAAGTTATTCAAACGGTCGTTTCTCAAGTCGTGGAAAACAACAGCGCCGACGCCGACTTGTTTTGCCACATCTTCTTTATTTTCCAATGTTGGGTTTTTAAGATTAATTTGTTCCAGAGCAAGGGATGTTGCTTCGTTTAGAACTTCTTCCAGCAAAATCACTTTTCCTTTACGTGTTGAAAGTTTCTTACCACCTTGTGTAATCAAACCAAATGGAATGTGGTGCATGTCATCTGCCCAATCATAGCCCATTTCTTTTAGAACTGCTTTTAATTGTTTGAAGTGGTTCGATTGTTCATTTCCTACTGCGTAGAGCGACAATGCGAAGTCATACGTACGCTTACGGTAGATAGCAGCTGCTAGGTCACGCGTAATATATAAAGTTGCGCCGTCAGATTTTTTAATCAAAGCCGGATTTAAGTTGTATTTTTCCAAATCAACGATTGTTGCACCGCGATCTTGTGTCAACACACCTTTTTCTTCCAACAATGCAATGACTTCATCCATTTTATCGTTGTAGAATGCTTCTCCGTTGAATGAATCGAATTGAATATCAAGCATGTCGTATACAGTCATGAATTCTTTCAAGGACTCAGAACGGAAACGTGTCCATAGCTCTGTTGCTTCTTGATCGCCATCTTCCAGTTTCTTGAACCACGCACGTGCTTCATCTTCCAATTCAGGTTGCTCTTCTGCTACTTCGTGGAATTGTACGTAAAGTTTCAATAGTTCCGCAATTGGATTTTGCTCAACTTTTTCAACGTCTCCCCATTTTTTATAGGCAACGATTAGTTTACCGAATTGCGTACCCCAGTCACCCAAGTGGTTGATTTTGACAGGTTTGTAACCTACTTTTTCAACGATGTTTGCCAATGCATTCCCAATTACTGTTGAACGTAAGTGTCCCATTGACATTGGTTTTGCGATGTTAGGTGAAGACATATCAATTGGAACGGTTTGGCCTTTTCCGTAATCTGATTGGCCGTAATCATCTTTTTGCGTTACAACTTCTTTCAGAATTTCAGCACTGATTACTTCTTTATTTAAGAAGAAGTTTAAGTACGGTCCAACTGGTTCTGTCTTAGAAATAGCTGGGCTGTCAATCTTCTCTGCCAAATCTTGAGCAATCATTTGTGGTGCTTTACGGAAAGTTTTTGCTAAAGAAAACGCTGGGAAGGCAATATCCCCATGTTCTGCGTGCTTCGGTTTTTCCAACAAGCCATATACTTGTTCTTCGCTCAAATGCTCTGCAACATGACGGTGTATTTCGTTTGCTACCAATTTTTTTAAATCCATTATTATGCTCCCTTTTCCTTTTCATTAAAAAAACATCTCCCTTTGCCCCTGCAAAAGAGAGACGTCGGTTCGTTGTCCTCTAAAAATGTCTCACACTTCGTACTTGAATAAATTAAACAAACTGCTCTGTATCCCTATTAATATAGCAAGAAACTATTTAAAAGTCCATTGCTTCTTGCAAAAAAATGGTGTCTGGCTGTCGTTTCTTATACAATGAAGAAAAGGAGTGGATGAAGATACCTTGGACTGAAAATGATTATCCGAACAGTTGGAAAAATCTTACTGCTGATACGCGTAGAAAGGCCATTGATATTGCCAACGCCATGCTCGCCGACGGGTATAAAGACGCAGACGCTATCCCTATTGCAACGGCTCAAGCAAAAAAATGGGCGGAAACTGCTACTGAGTCCGACAAAAAGTCGCTTCGAAGTAAAGATTTATCCGATCACGTGAAAAACACGGATGATAAAGGTGCCATTTATCTTGAGCAAGACGTTCATGTCCGCTACATCCCTGACAAAGAACATTGGGAAGTGAAAACAGAAGGTGCAACCCGTGCCTCAGATACTTTCCCCACAAAGAAAGAAGCTGAGAAACGCGCGCGAGAAATCACTGACAACCGTGATACGAAAGCCATTTTACATACAAAAAAAGAAGCAGAGTCCTAAGATTCTGCTTCTTTCTCTTTCATTTCATACGCATAGACAATTGTCAGCGCATCATTATATTCTTTCACTTCATCAAACAATTGTAAAAGTGATTTGCCATATCGTCCCAAATTTTCTTCGATTGCTTGGGGGTGTTGTACCGTAATTATTTTCTCGGTAAAATCTGTGGTCAAGCAGTCCCATAAGGCATCCAAGTTTCTTCCGTAATGTTCCGGAAGGTCTAATTTATCTTTTAATAAGGTGTGCGTTGTGGCTTTATCGACAAAGGTCCGCCCATCTAAAAGAATATTTTGCATCCTTATTCCTCCCCGTATAACTGTTCGAAAGATTCGTAATGATCAGCGGTATAGTAAATCAGACCATCATTAGAAAAGACAATCCGCTCTGCATTCCGATAGCCACCTTCGTAATTAATGTCCGCTTCGTAGTAATCGCGTCCCGCCTCTTCCGGCAACAATCCCTCACGATTACCGAAATAATCGCCACCGATAGACATCCCCTCTGCAACTTCCCAGAGATTGCCTTTTGCATTATCCCAACCCAATTCACGTGCTTCGTTCTTGGTTAGGTAATTCGGTGGTAATTCTTCATATAAATAAATATATTCTGCTACTTCCTCCTTGGAACTGTACCATTCACCAGAGGTAACAGATTCCATTTCCGTAATCTCATTTTCTAGATAGTCTACGCTTGTACAGGCCGTCAGGAAAAGAAAGAGAAGCGGTATAAGCATTCTTTTCAGAAATTTCACGTTTTTTTCACAAACCTTTCTGAGCAAGATGGACACGTAATCGCGATTTTACCTTTTCCTTTCGGAACCCGCACTTTTTGTTTGCAGTTGGGACACGTATAGAAACGGTATGTTTTTCGTTGGTTAAACTGCTTTTGTTTTTGGTCTACCAAGTTCTTTTGACCGTTGAAATAATTGATAATGCGATTACGGAATGCATGATACTTTCTATTCTGTTGATAGAATTTCTGTTTATCTTTCATAAAGGTACGTGCGTACATTAAGACAATGATAATAAAACCAATCCAGGTAATGATTGGGCTACTTAATAAAAATCCAGCTAATCCAATGACTGCACCTGTTTTTAGGAGGAACTTTGATAAATCGTCGAAGCCATTTGTTTGGCGCATAATATTTTGAATCCACGGTAAAAACTTATTCATAGCATAACATCCTTCTTTTATACTTCATTAATACATACAGTATAACAAATTATCTACCTCTTAATAAATAGTTGTGTCACAGACAAAAAAATAAACCTGGAGCTGGGCCCAGGTTCGCTGTTATTAACTATTCGCTGTTATTTCGTCCACTTTACCTTCAACATATTCTCTTACTTTTCCTTGAGACATATTGAATACGACTGCAAACTCACCGTATAACAAGTCTTCTGCTTTACGAAGGAAAAACTTATCGGTTTGACCCATTTTCTTATTTTTCTCTTCAGCAACTGAGCCTTTGTGATAGATGGATTTGATTAATTGGATTAAATCTTCACAATTATTTTCTTGAAGGGTTTCGGTATATTTATTTTTTAAGATAGCAGCGTTCGTCGGGCCACCCGTTTCAGCCTTAATAGAAGGAATTTGTTTGATTAGATCTTCTGCTGTTTCCCTCGAAATCACAGGCCGTATGAAAACTTTCGTATCAACTGGCGTATAAACCTTACCGTTCCGATTGACTGGCTGAAGTACATAATAGGGCCTCTCTTTTCCAGACTTCGTAAAATCCATCATCTCAATTGCCTCTACCTGACATACGCCTTCATTACCATAAACAACATAATCTTTTACTTGGTACAATGGTATTCCTCCTTATAGACTTCAAGCCAGAACAAGAGGCGGACTGCTCCGCCTCTCATTTCCTACACTTATAAACACATTATACCACATTTGTTGATTTTTAGTAAGTCGATGGAAAACAACACCTATCTGCCGTTATCCATACGTCACAATCCGCGACTTAATTATTTGTGCAATACAGGTCCTTTACGCATAAATCTACCGTCATTTTTCGCTACAGCATTTGTATTATGCTTTGCTCTAGCTTCAGATTTTTTGTTTTTAATTAATTCCATCATTTTTTGTTTTGCATCCATTTTCTACACCGCCATCCTCTTTCTAATCTTTGCTATTCTACCACCAATAGTTTGAAATTACGATAAAAATAAGAAAGTGCTAACTCAAAACTAAAATCCAAAATGCCGTTTGAGTTAGCACTTTAGCTGAGAAAACGCTGACTCAAAACAATATTACGGTCTGAGTCGTCACTTTCACCCAAAAACGCTGACTCAAAACAATATTACGGTTTGAGTCATCACTTTCACCCAAAATCGCTGACTCAAAACGATATTACGGTTTGAGTCGTCACTTTCACCCAAAAACGCTGACTCAAAACGATATTACGGTCTGAGTCGTCACTTTTACCCAAAAACGCTGACTCAAAACGATATTACGGTTTGAGTCATCACTTTCACCCAAAATCGCTGACTCAAAACGATATTACGGTCTGAGTCGTCACTTTCACCCAAAATCGCTGACTCAAAATGATATTACGGTCCGAGTCGTCACTTTTACCCAAAAACGCTGACTCAAAACAATATTACGGTCTGAGTCAGCGTTTTTTATTTGTACTAAAAAACCCCTTGGAGAGGGGGCTCTCCAAGGGGTTTGTAGTTGCTAGAATAATTCAGTATAACCTAATTCTACTAAGTGATCGTATGAAACTTTCAAGCTTTCAAATGGATCAACTCCGTAAGTGTCGTCTTGTTCAACGAGCAAGTAACGCACACCTGATGAAAGTGATTCTTCGATAATCTCTTTCAACGGTAACGAACCTGTTCCTAATTCTGCGAATTCAATCAAGTTAACGAAGCTGTTCATGAACGAGTCTACTTCACCTTTATACAAAGCATCGAATGCTTCTTTAGGTAATTCGCCAATGCGGTAGTCTTTCAAGTGAATTAATTCAACTTTTCCTTTGTAGTCACGGATTACTTCTAATGGATCTGCTCCACCACGTTGAATCCAGTGAACGTCCAATTCGAAACCTAGTAAAGGTGCTTTTTCGCGAATGATATCTAATAAGAATTTACCATCATATTTGCGGAATTCCACATGGTGGTTATGGTAGTACAAAGTAATACCATCTCCTTTTAGCTTTTGAGTCACTTCATTGACTTTTTCACAGAACTCCAATACTAAATCAAGACTTGCCATTGCTGAGATTGGCAGCATACCGATACGAAGTAAGTCAGCATTAACTGCTTTACAATCTGCTACGATTTTGTCATAGTGTGTTGTCAGCGATTCGCCACCTTCAACTTGCGGCTCTAGAGAAGCACTCATAGCAGCTACTTCCATACCGAAATCTTCGCACGCTTTTTTGATTGCAGCGATGTTTTCAGGACTTGTTTCTACTTGTGAAATTTCGACTGATTTGTAACCAATCTCTGATAAACGCTTCATTGTTTCATAGACACCAAGCTCTTGAAACTGTTGTTTAACCGTTGAGCCTTGAACACCAATTTTTGCCATAATTTCTATTCCCTCCAAATTAAGCTTTTGTATCGAATTTACCTTCTTCTTTAATACGCTCGTTCAATAGTTCTAAGTATTGATCTGAATCGTGGTCGTACGCTACTTCTTGGCCTAACCAATCTGATAAGTGCATGGCATTTGCCAAGCGTACGCCGTTAATACCTTCTGCACCAGGTGCTAGTAAGTCTGTCCCTTTTACGATGTGACTCGCAAAGTTATTAATTACTTCGATATGTTGATCACCAAATGCTTGTGTAAATTCTTCTGTAGTCACTGTATACATTTCATCTGCATCCAATTGACCCATGAATAACTTCATAACATCTTCCATAGCCATGTTTTCTGACAATTCAGCTTCAGGCTTCTTAAGTTGAGTTAATGTCATTTTCTTAGAATCTTCTACAATAATCTTACCTTTTGTACCAAAGATTTCAAGACGGTCTGTACCCGTTAGGTCGTTAGTACATGTGATGAATGAACCTGTAGCGCCATTACCAAAGTCCAATAACGCGTTTACTTCGTTCTCAACAACAATGTCACGTCCTGCACCGTATGTCATTTTAGCAAATACTTTTTCTGGCTTTCCACAAATCCATTGTAGCAAGTCCAATTGGTGAGGTGCTTGGTTAACGAGAACCCCGCCACCTTCGCCGCCCCATGTTGCACGCCAGTTACTTTGGTTGTAGTATCCTTGCGGTCTCCACCAAGTTGTAATGAACCAGGTTGCACGTTGCAATTCGCCAATTGCTCCAGCTTCCATCAATTCTTTAACACGACGGTACAATGGGTTTGTACGTTGGTTGAAGAAGATTGCAAATGTCGTTTCAGGATTTTGTTCAGCTGTTTCGATTAAGCGCAAAACTTCTTTTGTATAAACGCCTGCTGGTTTTTCACCTAGTAAGTGGATGCCGCGCTCAAGTGCGTCGATACCCATGCCAACGTGTTCGTAGTGAGGAACAGTTGTAACAATTGCGTTAACTAAACCGGACTCCAACAAGTCCAAGTAGTTATCAAAGAAAGGCATGCCTGGGAAGTCTTCCGCTACTTTATCTTTTTTAGCTGGGTCATTATCACAAATTGCAACCAATTCAACTAAGTCTGATTTTACACGCTCATCTTTTGTTTTGAAAAAGTTAGCATACATGCCACCTTCTGCACCATAACCGATAATTCCTAATTTAACCTTCTCTACCATTTTACATTTCTCCTTGTTCTATATTATTTTTCCGATATTCACTCGGTGTTATTCCAATATTTTTTTTGAAAAAGCGACTGAAATGCGCTTCACTCTTAAATCCACAATCAGCTGATATTTCTCGAATTGATTCGTCCGGTCGTTCAATTAAGAAGTTACGGGCTTGAGAAAGTCGATAATTCATTAGATAATTCATCACTGTATTGCCAGTGATATCTTTGAATAAATGTGACATATACGATTTGGTCAATCCGACTTCGTACGCGACATCTTCTACTGTAATAGAGCGAGCGAAATTTGAGAAAAGATAATTCGATATCTTCTCAACCATTTTGGTTTTGTCATCTCGCAACGTATCTTCTTTCTTAACACGCGTTTCCTTCGATTCATACATATAGATAAGTAACTGAGCAACCATGAGTTTCATCTTTGCTTCTTCCACAGGTGTATATTCTTGCACCACACCTTCTGTATATTCGCCAAAAACGGCCTCAATATCTCGGAACATACCTTCAACGGTGGCCTCGCCTTTCTTGGAAAACTGACGAAGTGTTCCTTTTTTACTCTCATCGAAGAGCGTCAGAACTTCTTCAACCTGTAATTCTTTAAGAAGCGGTTGAATCCAATCTGTTCTAAATTTCAGTAACGAGCGTTCATATGCTAAGGGATCTCCAAAGACATACGCTTTATGAACAACATTACCGTCGAGCATCAATAAGTTCCCTGGTTGCAGATAATAAAATTGATTATCCACGAGGAAGCGACAATTGCCACCATGCAACAACAGTAATTCATTTGAATCATGCGTATTGAAGTCTAGTTCATAAGTAATTCCCTTCTGTCTAGTAGCAACTACAAAATCCTGCAAGGTTGCTTGCCCCTTTCATATGACCTGATTCTATTATAGTCTTTAACCGTTTTCATAACCATGACCTACTCTGTTTTCTTTTATCTTTAATTTGACTCAAAATGCGATTTTTGTCAACCTTTACGGTTAAAAGCTATTATTTACTATATATTGCGGCCATTTAATTATTTACTTTCGGCTATTAATTGATTTTTTAGTCACTTTAACGCTATTTTATCAATTTAACAATACTCTGGATTGTCTCCTATTTTTCGTTTTTGTTTTATATTGGCGTTTTAAATTACTAGTACTTTTTTCACAAAACAGTATTGACGTTGAATGAAGCGGTTTCTAAGTTTGCGGTTATTTTTAAATTAAAAACGCTTTATACGAAATTCCGCATTTTGAGAATACTTTCCAGAGGATAAAAGGCGACTGAGAGAGTTTATTCCTTCTTAGGTTCCTTTTATAAGAACGTAAAGAGGACCGGGAAAATCCCGGTCCTCTGCTACATTATTCTACTGTGTCTTCTTCTAATTGATTCACTGTTTCTAAGAAGGCTGCACGCGGTTCGTTGGCTTCTATTTCACCTATCGGCTCGAAGTAGTTGCCGATGATATTGATATGTTGTTGGTGATTAATGAACGTAACTGGTGCGTCACCGCCATATTCCCCGTCCAAATTCAACATCATTCGATTCGTATCGTGGGAGCGTACTTTCACAAAACTAGTTTTTGCATACAGAACTTGTGGGTGGTCAAAGTGCTTGCCACCATTTAGAACAGCCGACAAAATTTGCAGAATTTCAAAAATATTCGCTGTTTTAATAACAAATAGTGAAAATTTTCCGTCCCCAAGCAGAATGTTGGGATCTAACATTTCGAAACCACCTGTCGAATTGGTCATTGCCACAAAGAACATCGATGCTTTGCCATCATACACACCGCCTTCGTATTCGATATGCATATGAATCGGGCGAACGCTTGGCAACAATTCCGCTCCTTTAACTAAATAAGCCAGGTACCCGAAGGCCGTTTTCAGTTTTGCAGGAACTTGGTACGTTAAATCGGTCAAGTATCCGCCTGCCGCGATGTTTACAAAATAGTGATCATTGGCCTGCCCAATATCCATTGGGATGATGTGATTCGCAGCGATAACTCTAGCAGCATCTACTAAATTATTGCGCGGTATCTTCAATGCACGTGCGTAATCATTAGTGGTGCCGGCTGGTATGATACCGATTTTCGGTCGCTTCTCCAGATCAGCAATCCCATTGATAACGTCATTTACAGTGCCGTCTCCTCCAGCAGCTACAATCAAATCAAAACCTGCTATAGCAGCACGTCTTGCTTCATTTGCTGCAGAGTTCGGTTCTGGTTTCGTTGGAAATGCGCTTGCTTCATAGCCTGCATCTTCCAATATTTCCAAAATATCCAACATGGCTTTTTTTAATTGTTCGCGTCCGGAAGACGGATTATATATAACTCTTGCTCTCATTAGTGACAGCCCTACTTTCAACTTTCTTCGTTCTCATTAAATACGTTGGCTATTATAACACAATCTCTTTCGGTTTTACTATTATTGGCATTATTCACACCATTCTGTGTTCGCATTTGAGCACGTAACCTACGGGAGCACACAAATAGAAAGAGACTGGGGAACTTGTGAACTGCCCCCTGTCAAGTAGACAGGTAAAAAAACAAAGTATTTTAGACCATGCATGTAAAAATGTGTGGTCTTTTTTTGTAGCGTTTATGCAATCATTTGTAGAATCTTCTCTTCCGTAGGAATCGCTAATCCCATATCCAAAGTAACGCGTTCATTGTTGAAGAACGCGATGTATGCCTTGATTTTCCGGTCTAAGTACGCTGGTCTGTCAAACGTATCCAGGTTAAACATCTCCACCTTGAGGGTACCCCAAAAGCCTTCCATAGGGCCGTTGTCAATACATTTCGAGACGCGTGACATACTATGGATTATCTGGTGATCTTTAATCATCTTGTTAAAGGCATGGGAGGTGTACTGGGAACCGCGGTCGCTATGAATCAGTGTGGTTTCAGGCTTTACATCACCCAAAATCTGCTTTAGTGTATCCAGTACTAACGGGTTGTCATTGCGGTGACTGGTTTTATAAGCCACGATTTTCTTTGACCCGAGGTCATAAATAGCGCTCAGGTAACGTTTTGTCCCATTGGTCAACCGGAATTCCGTGACATCCGTCAATAACTTTTCCATGGG
This genomic interval from Jeotgalibaca porci contains the following:
- a CDS encoding diacylglycerol kinase family lipid kinase, translated to MRARVIYNPSSGREQLKKAMLDILEILEDAGYEASAFPTKPEPNSAANEARRAAIAGFDLIVAAGGDGTVNDVINGIADLEKRPKIGIIPAGTTNDYARALKIPRNNLVDAARVIAANHIIPMDIGQANDHYFVNIAAGGYLTDLTYQVPAKLKTAFGYLAYLVKGAELLPSVRPIHMHIEYEGGVYDGKASMFFVAMTNSTGGFEMLDPNILLGDGKFSLFVIKTANIFEILQILSAVLNGGKHFDHPQVLYAKTSFVKVRSHDTNRMMLNLDGEYGGDAPVTFINHQQHINIIGNYFEPIGEIEANEPRAAFLETVNQLEEDTVE
- a CDS encoding IS3 family transposase — encoded protein: MARNGERCVKKAPKNRWESQITGVRQEVEYLTIEELKHKYPVIHLCDILGIAKSSYYKWLKREPSETELKRLKLMRAIKGIHEAFGGIYGYRRMTIFLNFFRRAKVNHKCVHRLMRIMGITAVIRRKRRNYVPHKAAHVAENILNRDFHAERPMEKLLTDVTEFRLTNGTKRYLSAIYDLGSKKIVAYKTSHRNDNPLVLDTLKQILGDVKPETTLIHSDRGSQYTSHAFNKMIKDHQIIHSMSRVSKCIDNGPMEGFWGTLKVEMFNLDTFDRPAYLDRKIKAYIAFFNNERVTLDMGLAIPTEEKILQMIA